In one Saccharibacillus brassicae genomic region, the following are encoded:
- the yycI gene encoding two-component system regulatory protein YycI, whose translation MDWGRAKNVLIYAFLLLNLVLGYQLWNDFREQQGVSLGFGSLSESTQRAMEEKNIQVLTSIPADTPSLPKISYRYVRQASSEPVQLEVPADSKLIFAPNDLASALKNEIPQIGTYSYDAFAAGGSGDGSFTLHPLFERQWPLFNASLELFYTDQKITAYRGAPVDIQGAGGETEVLPAQKALGTLIENYLPEGAVVKEIVLGFYGQTFDSQTQVAAPVWRFTIESDANPSYSVYYVQGASGDVISP comes from the coding sequence TTGGATTGGGGAAGGGCGAAGAACGTATTGATCTATGCGTTTCTGCTGCTGAATCTGGTGCTGGGCTACCAGCTCTGGAACGACTTCCGCGAGCAGCAGGGCGTAAGCCTCGGCTTCGGCTCGCTGAGCGAGAGCACGCAGCGCGCGATGGAAGAGAAGAATATCCAGGTGCTGACTTCGATCCCGGCCGATACGCCGAGCCTGCCGAAGATCTCGTACCGCTACGTCCGCCAGGCTTCGAGCGAACCGGTGCAGCTGGAAGTTCCGGCCGACAGCAAGCTGATCTTCGCGCCGAACGACCTGGCTTCGGCTTTGAAAAACGAGATCCCGCAGATCGGGACGTACAGCTACGACGCTTTTGCGGCGGGCGGCAGCGGGGACGGCTCGTTCACGCTGCATCCGCTGTTCGAGCGGCAGTGGCCGCTGTTCAACGCAAGTCTGGAACTTTTTTATACCGATCAGAAGATTACCGCTTACCGCGGCGCCCCGGTCGATATCCAGGGAGCCGGCGGCGAGACGGAAGTGCTGCCCGCGCAGAAGGCGCTCGGCACGCTGATCGAGAATTACCTGCCCGAAGGCGCGGTGGTGAAGGAGATCGTGCTGGGCTTCTACGGCCAGACGTTCGATTCGCAGACGCAGGTGGCGGCGCCGGTGTGGCGCTTCACGATCGAGAGCGACGCGAACCCTTCATACAGCGTGTACTACGTGCAGGGAGCAAGCGGAGACGTTATCAGTCCCTGA
- the yycF gene encoding response regulator YycF: MQGKILVVDDEQPIADILKFNLEKEGYEVICAFDGIRAVELALSEKPDLILLDLMLPGKDGMDVCREVRTQLPVPIIMLTAKDGEIDKVLGLELGADDYVTKPFSTRELLARVKAQMRRHQPGAALHPGTGAQPQQRQGLTVDALFIDTDMYMVYKNGEPLDLTHREYELVYYMGKNAGKVMTREHLLQAVWGFEYFGDVRTVDVTIRRLREKIEDDPSKPEYILTRRGLGYMMRSNKPGGF; this comes from the coding sequence ATGCAGGGCAAAATCCTGGTTGTGGACGACGAGCAGCCGATTGCGGATATTTTAAAATTCAATCTGGAAAAAGAAGGCTACGAGGTCATCTGCGCGTTCGACGGCATTCGGGCGGTGGAACTTGCGCTGAGCGAGAAGCCGGACCTGATCCTGCTGGATCTGATGCTGCCCGGCAAGGACGGCATGGACGTCTGCCGCGAAGTGCGGACCCAACTGCCGGTGCCGATCATCATGCTGACCGCCAAGGACGGCGAGATCGACAAAGTGCTGGGGCTGGAGCTGGGCGCGGACGATTACGTCACCAAGCCGTTCAGCACGCGCGAACTGCTGGCCCGGGTCAAAGCGCAGATGCGCCGCCACCAGCCGGGCGCGGCGCTGCATCCGGGCACGGGTGCGCAGCCGCAGCAGCGGCAGGGACTGACCGTGGATGCCCTTTTTATCGATACGGATATGTATATGGTGTACAAGAACGGCGAGCCGCTCGACCTGACGCACCGCGAATACGAGCTGGTGTATTACATGGGCAAAAACGCGGGCAAAGTCATGACGCGCGAACATCTGCTTCAGGCGGTGTGGGGCTTCGAATATTTCGGCGACGTGCGCACGGTCGACGTGACCATCCGGCGCCTGCGCGAGAAGATCGAAGACGATCCGAGCAAGCCGGAATACATTTTGACGCGCCGGGGCCTCGGCTACATGATGCGTTCGAACAAGCCGGGAGGATTTTAG
- the walK gene encoding cell wall metabolism sensor histidine kinase WalK, with protein MFRGAAFFRSVQAKLIIVYMLLILIAMQLIGVYFVSAMKTSLTNNFTNDLKEQAELLSVLAGQNWTGSGEAAEDKTASLRTLVDNFSSMSSGEIQVLDVSGRVLITSLSTHADLVNSKNTQTVVSRALQGIDDNEEYIIDEDNVRKKVVAKPVVSAGKIVGAIYIVASMQSLYDTMQRINGIFISGVLIALCLTAVLGVILAHTVTQPIKEMTKRATAVAEGRFHVRMPVFGSDEIGQLGEAFNHMTSRLQGVLALNEEEKEKLSSILTNMSDGVIAADESGSVILVNRVASAMLGMREADIIGRGISGLLDLPEDDEELPSAGLRSIILGGSGGTPDSPGGPGGREDLTIKATLSPIHRRESGTEVGVSGTIAVLQDITEQERLDTLRREFVANVSHELRTPLTTIKSYTEALEDGALDDRAVAGRFVGVIQNETERMIRLVTDLLQLSRMDSKETALRRKKADLFELVEEVAERFMFPLQGKGIGIRLKASPDLGTVNVDRDQIDQVLDNVVSNAMKYTTEGGEVTLDAYRLEDGLRYAVVVSDTGIGIPKEELGRIFERFYRVDKARSRGMGGTGLGLAIAREIVEAHGGDIAIESELGQGTRVTFTLPAYAEGGGE; from the coding sequence ATGTTTCGCGGAGCCGCTTTTTTCCGTTCCGTGCAGGCGAAGCTGATCATCGTCTACATGCTGCTGATCCTGATCGCGATGCAGCTGATCGGCGTCTATTTCGTCAGCGCGATGAAGACGTCGCTGACGAACAATTTCACGAACGACCTCAAGGAACAGGCCGAACTGCTGTCCGTTCTGGCGGGACAGAACTGGACGGGCAGCGGGGAAGCGGCCGAGGACAAGACCGCGAGCCTGCGGACGCTCGTCGACAACTTCTCCAGCATGAGCAGCGGCGAGATCCAGGTGCTCGACGTCAGCGGCCGCGTGCTGATCACGTCGCTGTCGACGCACGCGGATCTCGTGAACAGCAAAAACACGCAGACCGTCGTCAGCCGTGCGCTGCAGGGCATCGACGATAACGAAGAATATATTATCGACGAAGACAACGTCCGCAAAAAGGTCGTCGCCAAGCCGGTCGTCAGCGCCGGCAAGATCGTCGGCGCGATCTATATCGTCGCTTCGATGCAGAGCCTGTACGACACGATGCAGCGTATCAACGGCATCTTCATCTCCGGCGTGCTGATCGCGCTCTGCCTGACGGCCGTGCTCGGCGTCATTCTGGCGCATACGGTCACGCAGCCGATCAAGGAGATGACCAAGCGGGCGACCGCGGTCGCCGAAGGGCGGTTCCACGTGCGGATGCCGGTATTCGGCAGCGACGAGATCGGCCAGCTCGGCGAAGCGTTCAACCATATGACGAGCCGCCTGCAGGGCGTGCTGGCGCTCAACGAAGAAGAGAAAGAGAAGCTGTCTTCGATTCTGACGAATATGAGCGACGGGGTGATCGCGGCCGACGAATCCGGCTCGGTCATTCTCGTCAACCGGGTCGCGAGCGCCATGCTCGGCATGCGCGAAGCCGATATTATCGGCCGCGGCATCTCCGGGCTGCTCGACCTGCCCGAAGACGACGAAGAACTGCCGTCCGCCGGGCTGCGCAGCATCATTCTGGGCGGCAGCGGAGGCACGCCGGATTCGCCCGGAGGCCCGGGCGGGCGCGAAGACCTGACGATCAAGGCGACGCTCAGCCCGATCCACCGCCGCGAGAGCGGCACGGAAGTCGGCGTCAGCGGCACGATCGCGGTGCTGCAGGATATTACCGAGCAGGAACGGCTCGACACGCTGCGGCGGGAATTCGTCGCCAACGTGTCGCACGAGCTGCGCACGCCGCTCACGACGATCAAGAGTTATACCGAAGCGCTCGAAGACGGCGCGCTGGACGACCGGGCCGTGGCCGGACGCTTCGTCGGCGTTATCCAGAACGAGACGGAGCGCATGATCCGGCTCGTCACGGACCTGCTTCAGCTGTCGCGCATGGATTCCAAGGAGACGGCGCTGCGCCGCAAAAAGGCGGACCTGTTCGAACTGGTCGAGGAAGTGGCGGAACGCTTCATGTTCCCGCTGCAGGGCAAAGGCATCGGCATCCGGCTGAAGGCTTCGCCGGATCTCGGCACGGTCAACGTCGATCGCGACCAGATCGACCAGGTGCTCGACAACGTCGTGTCGAACGCGATGAAATACACGACCGAAGGCGGCGAAGTGACGCTGGACGCCTACCGGCTCGAAGACGGTCTGCGCTATGCGGTCGTCGTGTCGGATACCGGCATCGGCATCCCGAAGGAAGAGCTGGGCCGGATCTTCGAGCGGTTCTACCGCGTCGACAAAGCGCGCTCGCGCGGAATGGGAGGCACCGGGCTGGGGCTTGCCATCGCGCGCGAGATCGTGGAGGCGCACGGCGGCGATATCGCGATCGAATCGGAGCTCGGGCAGGGCACGCGCGTGACGTTCACGCTGCCCGCCTATGCGGAAGGAGGCGGCGAATAA
- a CDS encoding S1C family serine protease produces MSLFDDEYYGGSGRSSGFAERGTRRGRQGSGRSGRGRRPGGAGSAVLGAVIGSLLTVLLLGGLFAAFVLPRVNTGALASAASSGDPYDRIVQAAASVRPAVVSVVNHRTAGETTLENAALGSGVVFQKQGGKAYIITNHHVIAGAEELEAVLTDGTRLKAKAVGSDLITDIAVLEVDAGKVRAVAKIGNSDQLDLGETVIALGNPLGLGDTLTSGIVSYPKRIMPVSLNEDGVYDWEQQVIQTDAAINEGNSGGALVDLDGRLIGINTMKIASTGVEGIGFAIPVNQVMATAGELLKSGRISRPYLGVYSLDLNNPYAPMAEDQVDKLKLPSGVDKGVVVLESLGPAKDAGIKLNDVIVGFDNRSIDSTLMLRKYLYGYKKIGEKMSISYYRDGKKQKATVTLGERPEASE; encoded by the coding sequence ATGAGCCTGTTTGACGACGAATATTACGGCGGAAGCGGACGCAGCAGCGGCTTCGCCGAGCGCGGCACCCGCCGCGGACGACAGGGCTCCGGCAGAAGCGGCCGCGGCCGAAGACCGGGCGGAGCCGGCAGCGCCGTGCTCGGCGCGGTCATCGGCTCGCTGCTGACCGTGCTGCTGCTCGGCGGCCTGTTTGCCGCATTCGTGCTGCCCCGGGTGAACACGGGCGCGCTGGCTTCGGCGGCGTCTTCGGGCGATCCGTACGATCGCATCGTGCAGGCCGCCGCTTCCGTGCGGCCCGCGGTCGTCAGCGTCGTGAACCACCGCACGGCCGGCGAGACGACGCTTGAGAACGCCGCGCTCGGTTCGGGCGTCGTGTTCCAGAAGCAGGGCGGCAAAGCGTATATCATTACGAATCACCATGTCATCGCCGGCGCCGAAGAATTGGAAGCGGTGCTGACCGACGGCACGCGCCTCAAAGCGAAAGCGGTCGGCTCGGATCTCATCACCGATATCGCCGTGCTGGAAGTCGACGCCGGCAAAGTCCGGGCCGTGGCGAAGATCGGCAATTCGGATCAGCTCGATCTCGGCGAGACGGTGATCGCACTCGGCAATCCGCTCGGCCTCGGCGATACGCTGACCTCCGGCATCGTCAGTTATCCCAAGCGGATCATGCCCGTCTCGCTCAACGAAGACGGCGTCTACGACTGGGAGCAGCAGGTGATCCAGACGGACGCCGCGATCAACGAAGGCAACAGCGGCGGCGCGCTGGTCGACCTCGACGGCCGCCTGATCGGCATCAACACGATGAAGATCGCCAGCACCGGCGTGGAAGGCATCGGCTTCGCCATTCCGGTCAATCAGGTTATGGCGACGGCGGGTGAGCTGCTCAAGAGCGGACGGATCAGCCGGCCTTACCTCGGCGTATACTCGCTCGATCTGAACAATCCATATGCGCCGATGGCCGAAGACCAGGTCGACAAGCTCAAGCTGCCGAGCGGCGTCGACAAAGGCGTCGTCGTGCTGGAATCGCTCGGCCCCGCCAAGGACGCCGGCATCAAGCTCAACGACGTGATCGTCGGCTTCGACAACCGGTCGATCGATTCGACGCTCATGCTGCGCAAATACTTATACGGCTACAAAAAGATCGGCGAGAAAATGAGCATCAGCTATTACCGCGACGGCAAAAAGCAGAAAGCGACCGTGACGCTCGGGGAACGTCCGGAAGCGAGCGAATAA
- a CDS encoding MBL fold metallo-hydrolase → MGMRFTVLSSGSTGNATVIELGGTTLLVDAGLSARRVEDLLRERDVSPEQLSGILVTHEHTDHVKGVGALARKYKLPIYANEKTWEAMKKYVGQIEPAQRKILETGTAADFGSLRAESFGISHDAAEPVGYTFDDGIHKLSLATDLGYMSDRVKEAIYDSDVLVLESNHDIEMLRMGRYPWNIKRRILSDIGHLSNNAAGEALSELLNGRLKRTYLAHLSRDHNMMDIARMTVRCSMEDSGVFFKDSEFELRDTYWNMPTPWDEVGSKSGE, encoded by the coding sequence ATGGGAATGCGTTTTACCGTATTGTCGAGCGGATCGACGGGCAACGCCACGGTGATCGAGCTGGGCGGCACGACGCTGCTCGTCGACGCGGGGCTTAGCGCGAGAAGGGTGGAAGACCTGCTGCGTGAACGCGACGTGTCGCCGGAGCAGCTCAGCGGCATCCTCGTCACGCACGAACACACGGACCACGTCAAAGGGGTAGGGGCGCTTGCGCGCAAGTACAAACTGCCGATCTACGCGAACGAGAAGACGTGGGAAGCGATGAAAAAATACGTCGGGCAGATCGAGCCGGCCCAGCGCAAAATTCTGGAAACGGGCACGGCGGCGGATTTCGGTTCGCTGCGCGCCGAATCGTTCGGCATTTCGCACGACGCGGCGGAGCCGGTCGGCTACACGTTCGACGACGGCATCCACAAGCTGAGCCTCGCGACCGATCTCGGCTACATGAGCGACCGCGTCAAGGAAGCGATCTACGACTCCGACGTGCTCGTGCTGGAGTCGAACCACGATATCGAGATGCTGCGCATGGGGCGTTACCCGTGGAACATCAAGCGGCGGATTCTCAGCGATATCGGCCACTTGTCCAACAACGCGGCGGGCGAAGCGTTAAGCGAGCTGCTGAACGGCCGCTTGAAGCGCACGTATCTGGCCCACCTCAGCCGCGACCACAATATGATGGACATCGCGCGCATGACGGTACGCTGCTCGATGGAAGACAGCGGCGTCTTTTTCAAGGACAGCGAATTCGAACTGCGCGACACGTACTGGAACATGCCGACGCCGTGGGACGAAGTCGGCAGCAAAAGCGGCGAATAA
- a CDS encoding M23 family metallopeptidase translates to MESPNNNSRVEAASSEQSEMQQGSKVVLAGGKPGKIRRWTAGIVGGAVLAGGLTFGGFKYVEAHTLPYYNVYSGDTIVGTIADRTQLDELIAKKRAEFAAKYPNADMKLFTANIRAEQAEGYKVVPETEETLRKLEGTIKAYATGVELVVDGKTIGIVKDEQTAKKLVRKAEKSYIKQGTQTAGAATKRLASTGRSASADASTSKLNSIKINEKIAYSQTETSPTRLLTEEEAYKLLTVGQKDPVTYTVAEGDTVSSIAARFGITQDDLYANNTDIKEFTLQIGQELRITLPDPAITVTTVESVSEIIPTAPELVIRRNSDLAAGKRIVASPGKSGAKRVDYRLTKENGEIVREAWVGQEVVRRSAPIVIVKGTKEIVEEKPVVEQAPQPEQSAERSAEDSSSDREQSRSSEPDPSSSSESSSESSSDRDDQEEVTSGGSGFSWPVSGASISSTFGKRWGKMHAGIDLTGPSTIKASAPGTVTYAGQMSGYGNIVIVSHGDGFETRYGHLSVINASVGQSVSRGESIGVMGNTGRSTGTHLHFEIRKNGSPENPLSYLP, encoded by the coding sequence ATGGAGAGTCCGAACAACAACAGCCGAGTCGAAGCCGCATCCTCCGAGCAGTCGGAAATGCAGCAGGGGAGCAAGGTCGTCTTGGCAGGGGGAAAGCCGGGGAAGATTCGCCGCTGGACAGCGGGAATCGTGGGCGGTGCCGTGCTGGCAGGCGGACTGACCTTCGGCGGATTCAAATACGTAGAAGCGCATACGCTGCCTTATTATAACGTGTATTCCGGAGATACGATCGTCGGGACGATCGCCGATCGAACCCAGCTTGACGAGCTGATCGCGAAGAAACGCGCGGAGTTCGCGGCCAAATATCCGAACGCGGACATGAAGCTGTTCACGGCGAACATCCGGGCCGAGCAGGCCGAAGGCTACAAAGTCGTGCCGGAGACCGAAGAGACGCTGCGCAAGCTCGAAGGCACGATCAAAGCTTACGCTACCGGCGTCGAGCTGGTTGTGGACGGCAAAACGATCGGCATCGTCAAAGACGAGCAGACCGCCAAAAAGCTCGTCCGCAAAGCCGAAAAGTCGTATATCAAGCAGGGCACGCAGACGGCGGGCGCCGCGACCAAACGTCTGGCGTCGACCGGCCGTTCCGCGTCGGCCGACGCGTCGACGTCCAAGCTGAATTCGATCAAGATCAACGAGAAGATCGCGTACAGCCAGACCGAGACGTCGCCGACGCGTCTGCTGACCGAAGAAGAAGCGTACAAACTGCTGACAGTCGGGCAAAAAGATCCGGTGACCTATACGGTCGCCGAAGGCGATACCGTCAGCTCGATCGCGGCAAGGTTCGGTATCACGCAGGACGACCTCTACGCGAACAACACCGATATTAAGGAGTTCACGCTCCAGATCGGCCAAGAACTTCGCATTACGCTGCCGGACCCGGCGATCACCGTCACGACGGTCGAATCCGTCTCGGAGATCATTCCGACCGCGCCGGAACTCGTCATTCGCCGCAATTCTGATCTGGCCGCGGGCAAACGAATCGTCGCTTCTCCCGGCAAAAGCGGAGCGAAGCGCGTCGATTACCGCCTGACCAAAGAAAACGGCGAGATCGTGCGCGAAGCGTGGGTCGGCCAGGAAGTCGTTCGCCGCTCCGCGCCGATCGTCATCGTCAAGGGAACCAAAGAGATCGTCGAAGAAAAGCCGGTCGTAGAACAAGCTCCGCAGCCGGAACAATCGGCCGAACGAAGCGCGGAAGACTCTTCGTCCGACCGCGAACAGTCCCGGTCTTCCGAGCCGGACCCGTCGTCTTCGTCCGAATCGTCTTCCGAATCGTCTTCGGACCGCGACGATCAGGAAGAAGTGACGTCCGGCGGCAGCGGCTTCAGCTGGCCCGTCAGCGGCGCTTCGATCTCCAGCACGTTCGGCAAGCGCTGGGGCAAGATGCACGCCGGAATCGACCTGACCGGTCCGTCGACGATTAAGGCGTCCGCACCGGGTACCGTCACGTACGCCGGCCAGATGAGCGGCTACGGCAATATCGTCATCGTCAGCCACGGCGACGGCTTCGAGACCCGCTACGGCCACCTGAGCGTTATCAACGCGAGCGTCGGCCAGTCCGTCTCCCGCGGCGAGTCGATCGGCGTAATGGGCAACACCGGCCGCTCCACCGGCACGCATCTGCATTTCGAGATCCGCAAAAACGGCTCGCCGGAAAACCCGTTGTCCTATTTGCCTTAA
- a CDS encoding CxxH/CxxC protein, with amino-acid sequence MYCVCKQHIENALEQFLDEYAEAPDLVNLQETEFSDWDPPLQCAHCEEPAIVLVV; translated from the coding sequence ATGTACTGTGTATGCAAGCAGCATATCGAAAACGCGCTTGAACAATTTCTGGACGAATACGCGGAAGCGCCGGATCTGGTGAACCTGCAGGAGACGGAATTTTCCGATTGGGACCCGCCGCTCCAATGCGCGCACTGCGAGGAGCCGGCCATCGTGCTGGTCGTGTAG
- a CDS encoding YycH family regulatory protein, translating to MKERLKTAVLTVLVAVSLVQSYLLIYRLPGTGSVVVSSAGYVRTDEMGELRSVEDTLYPDRMIIHMGEDKHTIFYPDSAFYKLIYARIQARDFAAFQVQLVSGADWAKIAADNPGIELSFGTGLPVPLLQKTMRLSADAAFETADIDRIWIYTGRGDEKPRAFFFSADGRDVYEAKQLDLTVQDVLQHVAFGEEWTPYTPLDKHTLYVPSKPIVLAEAVLETDSFTSDQMQRNLFADPAVTRNIHEQDGSEIYTDSKRSLQIEDEARWMTYTDPAAAPAIEADATESVLSAVDFVNQHGGWNGRYRAELPGGGNSDNDSDFSVRFQQYYGSLPILGSGSVRYGFMNLILQQGTVSFYERSLLETADVGKQGPQYTLPGGQMLIDRITNIEDVHGRKVVDLYPAYTPRMNGDTLRLVPGWVAVLTDGSIATFS from the coding sequence GTGAAAGAACGGCTCAAAACGGCGGTGCTGACCGTGCTCGTCGCCGTCAGTCTCGTGCAGAGCTACCTGCTGATCTATCGGCTGCCCGGCACGGGTTCGGTCGTCGTCTCGTCGGCCGGCTACGTCCGGACCGACGAGATGGGCGAGCTGCGAAGCGTCGAGGATACGCTGTATCCCGACCGCATGATCATTCATATGGGCGAAGACAAGCATACGATTTTCTATCCGGATTCGGCTTTTTACAAGCTGATCTACGCGCGCATTCAGGCACGCGACTTCGCCGCGTTTCAGGTGCAGCTGGTCTCGGGAGCGGATTGGGCGAAGATCGCGGCCGACAATCCGGGCATCGAGCTGTCGTTCGGAACCGGCCTGCCGGTGCCACTGCTGCAAAAAACGATGCGGCTGTCCGCGGACGCGGCGTTCGAGACGGCGGATATCGACCGGATCTGGATCTACACCGGCCGCGGTGACGAGAAGCCGCGCGCCTTCTTCTTCAGTGCCGACGGCCGGGACGTGTACGAGGCGAAGCAGCTGGACCTGACGGTGCAGGACGTGCTGCAGCACGTGGCGTTCGGCGAAGAATGGACGCCGTACACGCCGCTGGACAAGCATACGCTGTACGTGCCGTCCAAGCCGATCGTGCTGGCGGAAGCGGTGCTGGAGACCGACTCGTTCACGAGCGACCAGATGCAGCGCAACCTGTTCGCCGATCCGGCCGTGACGCGCAACATTCACGAACAGGACGGTTCGGAGATCTACACCGACAGCAAGCGCAGCCTCCAGATCGAAGACGAGGCGCGCTGGATGACCTATACCGATCCGGCCGCCGCGCCGGCGATCGAAGCGGACGCGACCGAAAGCGTACTGTCGGCCGTCGACTTCGTCAACCAGCACGGCGGCTGGAACGGGCGCTACCGCGCCGAACTGCCGGGCGGCGGCAATTCGGACAACGATTCCGATTTCAGCGTCCGGTTCCAGCAGTATTACGGCTCGCTGCCGATTCTCGGCAGCGGCAGCGTGCGCTACGGCTTCATGAACCTGATTTTGCAGCAGGGCACCGTCTCGTTCTACGAGCGGTCGCTGCTGGAGACGGCGGACGTCGGGAAGCAGGGTCCGCAGTATACGCTGCCCGGCGGGCAGATGCTGATCGACCGCATCACGAATATCGAGGACGTGCACGGCCGCAAGGTCGTCGATCTGTACCCGGCGTACACGCCGCGCATGAACGGCGATACGCTGCGGCTCGTGCCGGGCTGGGTGGCCGTGCTGACGGACGGATCGATCGCGACGTTCAGCTAG
- a CDS encoding adenylosuccinate synthase — MSTVVVVGTQWGDEGKGKITDYLAESADVVARYQGGNNAGHTILIENKKYKLTMIPSGIFYTDKACVIGNGMVINPKALIEEINYIHDNDFTTKNLSISDRAHIIMPYHMVLDALEEERKGPNKIGTTGKGIGPCYMDKAARIGIRMADLMDAEEFELKLRHLVKEKNHMIEQVYGGGTVDVEQILKDYLEYAEILRPYVCDTSVVLNEYIDQDKKVLFEGAQGVMLDIDQGTYPFVTSSNPSAGGVCIGSGVGPARINQVIGVAKAYTTRVGDGPFPTELHDAIGDTIRETGHEYGTVTGRPRRVGWFDTVVVRHARRVSGITGLSLNSLDVLTGLDTVKICTGYKFRGEIISHYPASLKQLAECEAVYEEMPGWSEDITGAKTLEDLPESTRNYVNRVSELTGIPIAIFSVGRNREQTNPVLPIYV, encoded by the coding sequence ATGTCAACGGTAGTCGTAGTGGGAACGCAGTGGGGAGACGAAGGCAAAGGCAAGATTACGGACTATTTGGCGGAAAGCGCCGACGTGGTCGCCCGTTATCAAGGCGGCAACAACGCGGGCCATACCATTTTGATCGAAAACAAAAAATACAAATTGACGATGATTCCATCGGGCATTTTCTATACGGACAAAGCCTGCGTAATCGGCAACGGGATGGTTATCAACCCGAAAGCGCTGATCGAGGAAATCAACTACATTCACGATAACGACTTCACGACGAAGAATCTCTCCATCAGCGATCGCGCGCATATCATCATGCCGTATCATATGGTGCTGGACGCGCTCGAAGAAGAACGCAAAGGCCCGAACAAAATCGGAACGACCGGCAAAGGCATCGGCCCGTGCTACATGGACAAAGCGGCCCGGATCGGTATCCGCATGGCGGACCTTATGGACGCGGAAGAGTTCGAGCTCAAGCTGCGCCATCTGGTGAAGGAAAAGAACCATATGATCGAACAGGTCTACGGCGGCGGAACGGTCGACGTGGAACAAATTCTCAAAGACTATCTGGAGTATGCGGAAATTTTGCGTCCTTACGTCTGCGACACGTCGGTCGTGCTCAACGAATATATCGATCAGGACAAAAAAGTGCTGTTCGAAGGCGCGCAGGGCGTCATGCTCGATATCGACCAAGGCACGTACCCGTTCGTCACTTCGTCCAACCCGTCCGCGGGCGGCGTCTGCATCGGTTCGGGCGTCGGCCCGGCACGTATCAACCAGGTTATCGGCGTAGCCAAAGCCTACACGACCCGCGTCGGCGACGGTCCTTTCCCGACCGAGCTGCATGACGCCATCGGCGACACGATCCGCGAGACCGGCCACGAGTACGGCACCGTTACCGGCCGTCCGCGCCGCGTCGGCTGGTTCGATACCGTCGTCGTGCGCCACGCGAGACGCGTTAGCGGCATCACGGGCCTGTCCCTGAACTCGCTGGACGTGCTGACCGGCCTCGATACGGTCAAGATCTGCACCGGCTACAAGTTCCGCGGCGAGATCATCTCGCATTACCCGGCAAGCCTCAAGCAGCTGGCCGAATGCGAAGCGGTCTACGAAGAAATGCCGGGCTGGAGCGAAGACATCACGGGCGCCAAGACGCTTGAAGACCTTCCGGAGTCGACGCGCAATTACGTGAACCGCGTCAGCGAACTGACCGGCATTCCGATTGCCATCTTCTCCGTCGGCCGCAACCGTGAGCAGACGAACCCGGTTCTTCCGATCTACGTCTAA